The genomic window ACCAAGCCATTGTAGCGGCCCGGCCGTCCGGGTCGAGGCCCGCCGGGCCGGGGGACGCGCTCGCCCCGGCCGCTGTGCCTCCCTATGATGGAAGGAGAAAGGGGGACCGCCATGCTTCCCGTCGGTGAAGGGGAACGTGCCCTGGCGCTCCGCGCGGCCCGCCGGGCGATCGCGGAGTACCTCGAGCGGGGGACGACGCTCGAGGTCGCGACGCGGGCCCCCAGCCTTCTCGAGCCCCGCGGCTCCTTCGTGACGCTGAGGCGACGCGAGGGGGGCGCCCTGCGGGGCTGCCGGGGGGAGGCCCGGCCGGCCCGGCCGCTCATCGCGTCCATCATCCGCGAGGCCATCCTCACGGCCACGGACGACCCGCGGTTCCCGCCGGTCAAGCCCGAGGAGCTGCCGGGCCTGACCATCAAGATCAGCGCCCTGACGCCGCCGGTGCCGATCTCGCCGGGGGAGGTCGTCGTGGGCAAGCACGGCCTGATCGTGATGCGCGGGAAGCGGTCGGGACTCCTCCTGCCGGAGGTGCCCGCGCATTTCGGCCTGCGGACCCCGGAGGAATTCCTGGCGGCGCTCTATCAGAAGGCGGGGCTTTCGGCGGACGACCCCTCCCGCGACGAGGACCGGCTGTTCGCCTTCGAGACCGAGGCCTGGGGCGAGCCCGAGGTCGGCTGAGCCGCGCCGCCGGGCCGACCGGCGTTCCCGGCATGGCCACGGAGGCCGGGGCGCGATAATCTGGTTGGAGCGGGCCGCACCGCCCCTGAGGCCGGATTCCCCCGCCACCCGCCCGACACGAGACGATCCACGGAGAGAACGTCCCCGATGACCGAATCCCCCGCGCCGGATGACTGCCGGTCCGATCATCCCTCGTCGGGAGGGGGCGAAGCCCCCGCCCGGCGCGAGGCCGCCCCGAAGCCGACGCGCCGGCGCATCCTCGTGGTCGACGACAATCCGGACATGGCCCGCAGCCTGTCGCTGCTCCTGGAGGTCCTCGGCCATGATGTGACGACGGCCCTCGGGGGCGAGCAGGCCATCGGGCTCGCGAAGGGCAGCCCCCCCGAGTTCATCCTCATGGACATCGGCCTCCCGATCATGAACGGCTACCAGGTCGCCGCCCGCCTCCGCGAGGAGGTGCCGGGGCTGTCGGCCGTGTTCGTCGCGATCTCCGGATACTCGCAGGAGGAGGACCGGCGCCGATCGAGGGAGGCCGGATTCGCCCACCACCTCGTCAAGCCCGTGGACTACGACGAGATCCTCCGGATCCTCGCCGCCGGGACGGGGCCCGTCGCCCGCTGAGATCGCTCCGCCGGCCCGCCCGCGGGCCATCACGGCCCGCCCGGCATCCCGGATGCCGGGCGCGGCAGGCCGACATGCGTGCCGGCCCCCCGGCACATCGAGGCGACCCGGGGGATTTCATCGAGCCGCACGAAACGGTAGCCCCGACGGCGTAGCTCGGGGATGAGCGCCCGC from Aquisphaera giovannonii includes these protein-coding regions:
- the amrA gene encoding AmmeMemoRadiSam system protein A, yielding MLPVGEGERALALRAARRAIAEYLERGTTLEVATRAPSLLEPRGSFVTLRRREGGALRGCRGEARPARPLIASIIREAILTATDDPRFPPVKPEELPGLTIKISALTPPVPISPGEVVVGKHGLIVMRGKRSGLLLPEVPAHFGLRTPEEFLAALYQKAGLSADDPSRDEDRLFAFETEAWGEPEVG
- a CDS encoding response regulator, producing MTESPAPDDCRSDHPSSGGGEAPARREAAPKPTRRRILVVDDNPDMARSLSLLLEVLGHDVTTALGGEQAIGLAKGSPPEFILMDIGLPIMNGYQVAARLREEVPGLSAVFVAISGYSQEEDRRRSREAGFAHHLVKPVDYDEILRILAAGTGPVAR